CGCATCGCAGCGCGCCTGGTAGCGCTTGGTCATTCGCCTTAGGTGGCGTTCAAACTCTCCAGAGGCCATCCAGCTCGCCAGCGCCATTTGCAGCAAAATATCGTTTTTATGGTTCATTAACTGCTTAAGCAACACCAACTGATTCAGCACATCCGCTCTGGCGACCAGGTAACCCATTCTGGCGCCGGCAAACATGATTTTTGAAAACGTTGAGACATAGATCACTATCCCGTGCGGGTCGTTTGCTGCCATAGGCTGTAGGGGCGGACAACGGTAGTGAAACTCGTGGTCATAATCGTCTTCAATAATAAACACACCATGCTCGGCACACAGCTGATAAATCGCCATGCGGCGTGCAACGGATAAGGTCACCATAGTCGGATACTGGTGTAATGGCGTTAAATACAGCAATTTGATCTTATTGCGCTCGAAGCACGCACGCAGGCTATCGACGCTCAGCCCTTCCTTGTCTTGCGCGATGCCGTGCAGGGTTGCGCCGCATGCTTCAAATGCACGATGCGCCGGTGGGTAACCCAGAGATTCAACCGCAACGCCTTCGCCATGCTTAATAAAAGCTTTGGCAATCAAAAACAGCGCTTCCTGAGAGCCGTTACACACCAGAAGATCATCGCACTCCAGAGCACGCGCACGGCGCAGATAATGCTGGAGTTGTTGCTTCAGCGCAGGCTCACCACTGCAATTACCATAATGTAAATGCGGCACATTCACAGCCCGACAAGCCTGGCTAAGATGGCGCCGAAACTCATCATAAGGAAAGTCAGACAAATCAGCCAGGCCACCGGCAAAACTATACTCACAGGTTTCTTTTTCTGTACTACTGCTGTGGGTATCTGGCAGCGATAATGCAAAATCAGGTTTAATATTGAGGGCCTGTGTGT
The DNA window shown above is from Pseudoalteromonas viridis and carries:
- a CDS encoding PLP-dependent aminotransferase family protein is translated as MLTGAPLTQNTPKYIQLAEQICDAIKQGHLQPDDPLPSARKLAELYGINRHTVMTALQNLVAQGWLCSAQRRGYRVNQALPVESSQLVAQPNTQALNIKPDFALSLPDTHSSSTEKETCEYSFAGGLADLSDFPYDEFRRHLSQACRAVNVPHLHYGNCSGEPALKQQLQHYLRRARALECDDLLVCNGSQEALFLIAKAFIKHGEGVAVESLGYPPAHRAFEACGATLHGIAQDKEGLSVDSLRACFERNKIKLLYLTPLHQYPTMVTLSVARRMAIYQLCAEHGVFIIEDDYDHEFHYRCPPLQPMAANDPHGIVIYVSTFSKIMFAGARMGYLVARADVLNQLVLLKQLMNHKNDILLQMALASWMASGEFERHLRRMTKRYQARCDAMALALKHYQAKGYALTFTVPDGGMAFWVNVHRDVSQLSARAAEQGVYVQTEAEFWQFPQQNYTHIRLGFAGQSEEKMRSGLARIIALL